The Streptomyces luteogriseus genome includes a window with the following:
- a CDS encoding AAA family ATPase yields the protein MRTHTSSLPDTVTQLDVAGDLLALLRDTTTEPRPDNQLEALTLAVAADLPVLLWGEPGIGKTAALTQLASALDLPLTTVIASVHEPSDFSGLPIVGDDPAEQGVPMAPPDWAVRLVRAGRGLLFLDELSTAPPAVQAALLRLVLERRIGALRLPPGVRIVAAANPRSSAADGWELSPPLANRFVHLQWTHDTDVVVRGLGGVWPRATLPRLDPEKLPEAVDFARRAVCGLLGARPALAHRLPSGEVRRGGPWPSPRSWEMTLHLIAFATAAGSSRDVLSLLVRGTVGDGPGLELLACLDRMDLPDPETLLADPAAAVLPERGDLRQAALDGVVAAVRNRPERSRWDAAWALLVKALETGPPDVVVVPATTLAALRRDDWDVPASIERLAGVVTLSRRADRTTAAVAAAAAAKAGR from the coding sequence ATGCGCACTCACACCTCGTCCCTGCCCGACACCGTCACCCAGCTCGACGTGGCCGGCGATCTGCTGGCCCTGCTGCGGGACACCACCACCGAACCGCGGCCCGACAACCAACTGGAGGCCCTCACCCTGGCCGTGGCCGCCGACCTGCCGGTGCTGCTGTGGGGTGAGCCCGGCATCGGCAAGACCGCGGCCCTGACCCAGCTCGCCTCGGCCCTCGACCTGCCGCTGACCACGGTGATCGCGAGCGTGCACGAGCCGTCCGACTTCTCGGGGCTGCCCATCGTCGGCGACGACCCCGCCGAGCAGGGCGTGCCGATGGCCCCGCCGGACTGGGCCGTACGCCTGGTGCGGGCCGGGCGGGGACTGCTGTTCCTCGACGAACTCTCCACCGCGCCGCCCGCCGTGCAGGCCGCCCTGCTCCGGCTCGTGCTGGAGCGGCGGATCGGCGCGCTGCGCCTGCCGCCGGGCGTGCGGATCGTGGCCGCCGCCAACCCGCGCTCCTCGGCCGCGGACGGCTGGGAACTGAGCCCGCCCCTCGCCAACCGTTTCGTCCACCTCCAGTGGACGCACGACACCGACGTCGTCGTCCGCGGCCTCGGCGGGGTGTGGCCCCGGGCGACCCTGCCCCGGCTCGACCCGGAGAAGCTGCCGGAGGCCGTGGACTTCGCCCGCCGTGCCGTGTGCGGGCTGCTCGGCGCCCGCCCCGCCCTCGCACACCGGCTGCCCAGCGGCGAGGTGCGCCGGGGCGGGCCCTGGCCGTCCCCGCGCAGCTGGGAGATGACGCTGCACCTGATCGCCTTCGCGACCGCGGCCGGCTCCTCCCGTGACGTCCTCTCCCTGCTGGTGCGGGGCACGGTCGGGGACGGGCCCGGTCTCGAACTGCTGGCGTGCCTGGACCGGATGGACCTCCCGGACCCCGAGACACTGCTGGCCGACCCGGCCGCTGCCGTGCTGCCCGAGCGGGGAGACCTGCGGCAGGCGGCGCTGGACGGTGTCGTGGCAGCGGTCCGCAACCGCCCGGAGCGGAGCCGCTGGGACGCGGCCTGGGCGCTCCTGGTCAAGGCCCTGGAGACCGGCCCCCCGGATGTGGTGGTCGTCCCCGCGACCACTCTCGCCGCCCTGCGCCGCGACGACTGGGACGTCCCCGCGTCGATCGAACGTCTGGCAGGAGTGGTGACGCTCTCCCGGCGCGCGGACCGCACCACGGCGGCGGTCGCCGCCGCGGCTGCTGCGAAGGCGGGCCGATGA
- a CDS encoding NAD(P)/FAD-dependent oxidoreductase — protein MTSSSVFPTVPRTADVVIIGGGVMGTSIAFHLAEAGVRNIVVVERGELGRGSSGKPIGGVRAHFSDPLNIELGSRSLRAFRDFPERPGADIRLDTVGYLFLLTTGQQAADFEAGVRLQNSLGVPGRMITPEEARRLCPYVATDGLVAAAHSPADGHARPGLVVQGYARAAARAGTVLATDTTVTGFDTAGDRITAVRTDRGRIDCATVVCAAGAWSAHIGDLAGVPLPVRPVRRQLVFTTPLAPPAPRIPFTIDFSSSAYFHNSDDGLLFGLADPAQPDGFDTTWTPEWLELFREVVRHRAPALAGMTTAGGWAGLYEVTPDHNALIGRSTEVVNFLYATGFSGHGFLQAPAVGEIVRDLCLDRTPCVDVGPLAADRFRTGAGTRPESHIV, from the coding sequence TTGACCTCCTCCTCCGTCTTTCCCACCGTCCCCCGCACCGCCGACGTCGTGATCATCGGCGGTGGCGTGATGGGCACGTCCATCGCCTTCCACCTGGCCGAGGCCGGGGTGCGGAACATCGTCGTCGTGGAGCGCGGCGAGCTGGGCCGGGGGAGCTCCGGCAAACCGATCGGCGGCGTACGGGCCCACTTCTCCGACCCGCTCAACATCGAACTCGGCAGCCGGAGCCTGCGCGCCTTCCGGGACTTCCCCGAACGCCCCGGCGCCGACATCCGGCTCGACACCGTCGGCTACCTCTTCCTGCTCACCACCGGGCAGCAGGCCGCGGACTTCGAGGCCGGTGTCCGGCTGCAGAACTCCCTCGGCGTCCCCGGCCGCATGATCACTCCCGAGGAGGCCCGCCGCCTGTGTCCCTACGTGGCCACGGACGGACTGGTCGCCGCCGCCCACTCACCCGCCGACGGGCACGCCCGGCCCGGGCTCGTCGTCCAGGGCTATGCGCGGGCGGCGGCCCGGGCCGGGACCGTCCTCGCCACCGACACCACGGTCACCGGTTTCGACACCGCCGGCGACCGGATCACGGCCGTCCGCACCGACCGCGGACGCATCGACTGCGCCACCGTCGTCTGCGCCGCCGGCGCCTGGTCGGCCCACATCGGCGACCTGGCCGGCGTCCCCCTCCCCGTACGGCCCGTGCGCCGCCAACTGGTCTTCACCACCCCCCTCGCACCACCCGCCCCGCGCATCCCCTTCACCATCGACTTCTCCTCCTCGGCCTACTTCCACAACAGCGACGACGGCCTGCTGTTCGGCCTCGCCGACCCCGCCCAGCCCGACGGCTTCGACACCACCTGGACCCCCGAATGGCTGGAGCTGTTCCGCGAGGTCGTACGCCACCGCGCCCCCGCCCTCGCCGGCATGACCACGGCGGGCGGCTGGGCCGGACTCTACGAAGTCACCCCCGACCACAACGCGCTCATCGGCCGCTCCACCGAGGTCGTCAACTTCCTCTACGCCACCGGCTTCTCGGGCCACGGCTTCCTCCAGGCCCCGGCGGTCGGCGAGATCGTCCGCGACCTCTGCCTGGATCGCACGCCCTGCGTCGATGTCGGCCCGCTCGCCGCCGACCGCTTCCGCACCGGCGCCGGGACCCGGCCCGAGTCGCACATCGTGTGA
- a CDS encoding Tat pathway signal sequence domain protein has protein sequence MRRTVLSALALAGTAVLMGTGPAFADGPATPSPVPPAATPTTRPAESAEPTRAPEATRTPEPARDTPGAEPTRAPADGQVSVRPSGAPDTGVAATGASGTGGTAIGAGAAAVLALGGGTVFVVRRRRALGA, from the coding sequence ATGCGCCGAACTGTCCTGAGCGCCCTGGCCCTCGCGGGCACCGCCGTCCTGATGGGCACCGGGCCCGCGTTCGCGGACGGTCCCGCGACCCCGAGCCCGGTCCCCCCGGCCGCCACGCCCACCACCCGGCCGGCGGAGAGCGCGGAGCCGACCCGGGCACCCGAGGCGACCCGGACACCCGAGCCGGCCCGCGACACGCCCGGCGCGGAGCCGACCCGGGCGCCGGCCGACGGCCAGGTCTCCGTGCGGCCGAGCGGCGCTCCCGACACCGGTGTGGCGGCGACCGGGGCCTCCGGGACCGGCGGTACGGCGATCGGCGCGGGCGCCGCCGCGGTGCTGGCCCTGGGCGGCGGCACGGTCTTCGTCGTGCGCCGCCGCCGGGCGCTCGGGGCATGA
- a CDS encoding class F sortase: MSPFSRRAFTAGALASLLTACGRHGGGTPRPTATARPVPAKGARPPARSVPVRLLIPAIGVDTPVIRLGLAADGTVQVPPVTAHDRAGWYRHSPTPGATGPSVFLGHVTVGPYGDGVFRRLARLHRGDRIVARLENGTAVEFAVTAVRTVAKTDFPADDVYGNVDRPELRLITCGGARTGDGYADNVIVFAAQSGAKSPTSGER; the protein is encoded by the coding sequence ATGAGCCCGTTCTCCAGGCGCGCGTTCACGGCCGGGGCGCTGGCGTCCCTGCTGACGGCGTGCGGACGTCACGGGGGCGGCACACCCCGGCCGACGGCCACCGCTCGGCCGGTTCCGGCCAAGGGGGCCCGCCCGCCGGCCCGTTCGGTCCCGGTCCGGCTGCTGATCCCGGCCATCGGCGTCGACACCCCGGTCATCCGGCTGGGCCTGGCGGCCGACGGCACGGTGCAGGTGCCGCCGGTCACGGCCCACGACCGGGCGGGCTGGTACCGCCACTCGCCGACGCCCGGCGCCACCGGCCCGTCGGTGTTCCTCGGCCATGTCACGGTCGGCCCGTACGGCGACGGCGTCTTCCGCCGGCTCGCCCGGCTGCACCGGGGCGACCGGATCGTGGCGCGCCTGGAGAACGGCACGGCGGTGGAGTTCGCCGTGACGGCGGTGCGGACCGTGGCGAAAACCGACTTCCCGGCCGACGACGTCTACGGGAACGTGGACCGCCCCGAGCTGCGGCTGATCACGTGCGGCGGAGCGCGGACCGGCGACGGCTACGCGGACAACGTGATCGTGTTCGCGGCGCAGAGCGGTGCGAAGTCCCCCACCTCTGGAGAGCGTTGA
- a CDS encoding RNA polymerase sigma factor — translation MKRSREKAASELFAALYPRLAGWCRRLVDDDGTAHEIASEAFTRLWARWTTVEEPRGFLYVTAANLVRDHWRKLERERRAMHRVTSEAVVRPHPEQADPSVRLLVQSLPERLRVPILLHYYADMPIREVSALTGRKEGTVKADLHAARELLRVHLRRSLDHTP, via the coding sequence TTGAAACGGTCCCGCGAGAAGGCAGCGTCCGAGCTGTTCGCCGCCCTCTACCCGCGCCTCGCCGGCTGGTGCCGCCGGCTCGTCGACGACGACGGGACGGCCCACGAGATCGCCTCGGAGGCGTTCACCCGGCTCTGGGCCCGCTGGACGACCGTCGAGGAGCCGCGCGGGTTCCTCTACGTCACCGCGGCCAACCTCGTCCGGGACCACTGGCGCAAGCTGGAGCGCGAGCGCCGGGCCATGCACCGCGTCACCTCGGAGGCCGTCGTACGCCCCCACCCCGAACAGGCCGACCCGTCGGTGCGGCTGCTCGTGCAGTCGCTGCCGGAGCGACTGCGGGTCCCGATCCTCCTCCACTACTACGCTGACATGCCGATCCGGGAGGTGTCCGCACTGACCGGGCGCAAGGAAGGAACCGTCAAGGCCGACCTGCACGCGGCCCGGGAACTGCTCCGCGTCCACCTGAGGAGAAGCCTTGACCACACGCCTTGA
- a CDS encoding carbohydrate-binding protein → MHLRPVIASVGLLAGSLVALSGPTAQAATTRYEAEVSPAVCTGTIDSDWAGFSGSGFCNGDNGTGGYAQFTVNASAAGTATLKVRFANGTTSARAAGLVVNGTTTGTVSFEGTGAWSTWATKTLTVPLRAGGNTVRLSPTTSTGLPNVDYADVETGGSEPQPTGPVLYVSPNGSDSAAGTESSPTTLTSAISRVTAGGTIYLRGGTYRYSQTVTIPAGRNGTSGDRTELFAYPGETPVLNFSAQSEDPANRGLAVNADHWHVKGLVVERAGDNGIFLSGSDNVIERTVTRFNRDSGLQLSRALSSTPKDRWPSRNLIVSTESHDNADSDGEDADGFAPKLTVGPGNVFRYTVSHHNIDDGYDLYTKPDTGPIGAVTIEDSLAFGNGTLSDGSQAGNGDRNGYKLGGEDIGVGHIVRRSIAYGNGKHGFTYNSNTGPMQISDNVSVGNEQRNFNFDSGSTSVFRSNTSCDSGSNDRIIGTSDSSNQFWSGSNGSRCSSYAGALRWSFASDGRLVVTFGGAR, encoded by the coding sequence ATGCACCTGAGACCAGTGATCGCGTCCGTCGGCCTCCTGGCCGGCAGCCTCGTCGCCCTGTCCGGCCCCACCGCCCAGGCGGCGACCACCCGCTACGAGGCCGAGGTCTCGCCCGCGGTCTGCACCGGCACCATCGACTCGGACTGGGCCGGGTTCTCCGGCAGCGGCTTCTGCAACGGCGACAACGGCACCGGCGGATACGCCCAGTTCACCGTGAACGCCTCCGCCGCCGGCACGGCGACCCTGAAGGTCCGCTTCGCCAACGGCACGACCTCCGCCCGCGCCGCCGGCCTCGTGGTCAACGGCACGACGACCGGCACGGTGTCCTTCGAGGGCACCGGCGCCTGGAGCACCTGGGCGACCAAGACGCTCACCGTCCCGCTGCGGGCGGGCGGCAACACCGTCCGGCTGAGCCCGACCACCTCCACCGGCCTGCCCAACGTCGACTACGCCGACGTCGAGACGGGCGGCAGCGAGCCGCAGCCCACCGGGCCGGTGCTGTACGTGTCGCCGAACGGGAGCGACAGCGCGGCCGGCACGGAGTCCAGCCCGACGACGCTCACCTCCGCGATCAGCCGCGTCACGGCCGGCGGAACCATCTACCTGCGCGGCGGGACCTACCGCTACTCCCAGACCGTCACCATCCCGGCGGGCCGGAACGGCACATCCGGCGACCGCACGGAACTGTTCGCCTACCCGGGCGAGACGCCCGTGCTGAACTTCTCCGCCCAGAGCGAGGACCCCGCCAACCGCGGCCTCGCCGTCAACGCCGACCACTGGCACGTCAAGGGACTCGTCGTCGAACGGGCCGGTGACAACGGCATCTTCCTCAGCGGCAGCGACAACGTCATCGAACGCACGGTGACGCGCTTCAACCGCGACTCGGGGCTCCAGTTGTCGCGGGCGCTGTCCAGCACGCCCAAGGACCGGTGGCCGTCCCGCAACCTCATCGTCAGCACCGAGTCGCACGACAACGCCGACTCCGACGGCGAGGACGCGGACGGCTTCGCACCGAAGCTCACCGTCGGCCCCGGCAACGTCTTCCGCTACACCGTCTCCCACCACAACATCGACGACGGCTACGACCTCTACACCAAGCCGGACACCGGCCCCATCGGCGCGGTGACCATCGAGGACTCCCTCGCCTTCGGCAACGGCACCCTCAGCGACGGCTCCCAGGCCGGCAACGGCGACCGCAACGGCTACAAGCTCGGCGGCGAGGACATCGGCGTCGGCCACATCGTCCGGCGCAGCATCGCCTACGGCAACGGCAAGCACGGCTTCACCTACAACAGCAACACCGGCCCGATGCAGATCTCGGACAACGTCAGCGTCGGCAACGAGCAGCGCAACTTCAACTTCGACTCCGGCAGTACGTCGGTGTTCCGCTCCAACACCTCCTGCGACAGCGGCTCGAACGACCGGATCATCGGCACCTCCGACAGCTCCAACCAGTTCTGGTCCGGCTCGAACGGCTCCCGCTGCTCCTCCTACGCCGGTGCCCTGCGCTGGTCGTTCGCCTCGGACGGGCGGCTCGTCGTCACGTTCGGCGGCGCCCGGTAG
- a CDS encoding putative RNA methyltransferase yields MPSDRLLSVLTCPLCPTALRHTDGALRCAGRHTFDIARHGYVSLLTGHRRAPSADSPDMVRSRAAFLGAGHYDPLARTLAALATELAPPDATVLDAGAGTGHYLAAVLDALPEALGLGLDSSVPALRAAARAHARAEAAGWDVWQPWPVRTGCADLVLNVFAPRNGPEFHRVLGPDGALLVVTPTARHLRELRAATGLLAVDPGKEDRLRRTLAAHFRHERAEPLEYAMSLTAGEVAALVTMSPAARHVDAAQLRGRVERLDAPVRVTASFVASVYRPRRPVPPARRPG; encoded by the coding sequence ATGCCTTCCGACCGACTCCTGTCCGTCCTGACCTGCCCCCTGTGCCCGACCGCCCTACGGCACACCGACGGCGCCCTGCGGTGCGCCGGCCGGCACACCTTCGACATCGCCCGCCACGGCTACGTCAGCCTGCTGACCGGCCACCGGCGGGCACCGAGCGCCGACTCCCCCGACATGGTCCGCAGCCGCGCCGCGTTCCTCGGCGCCGGGCACTACGACCCGCTCGCCCGCACCCTCGCCGCACTCGCCACGGAACTGGCCCCGCCGGACGCCACCGTCCTGGACGCCGGGGCGGGCACCGGCCACTACCTGGCGGCCGTCCTGGACGCCCTCCCCGAGGCCCTGGGGCTGGGGCTGGACAGCTCCGTGCCCGCCCTGCGCGCGGCGGCCCGCGCGCATGCCCGGGCGGAGGCCGCCGGCTGGGACGTGTGGCAGCCCTGGCCCGTGCGCACCGGCTGCGCCGACCTCGTCCTGAACGTCTTCGCGCCCCGCAACGGGCCCGAGTTCCACCGCGTCCTCGGCCCGGACGGCGCGCTGCTCGTCGTCACCCCCACCGCCCGGCATCTGCGCGAACTGCGCGCCGCCACGGGGCTGCTGGCCGTCGACCCCGGAAAGGAGGACCGCCTGCGCCGGACCCTGGCGGCGCACTTCCGGCACGAGCGCGCCGAGCCGCTGGAGTACGCCATGAGCCTCACGGCCGGGGAGGTCGCCGCCCTGGTGACCATGAGTCCGGCCGCGCGTCACGTCGACGCCGCTCAACTGCGCGGCCGGGTCGAGCGGTTGGACGCGCCGGTGCGGGTGACCGCCTCGTTCGTCGCATCGGTGTACCGGCCGCGCCGGCCCGTGCCACCTGCTAGGCGCCCTGGGTGA
- a CDS encoding DUF4328 domain-containing protein, with product MIEQNAAPAAPGPVLRPVRGASRCAIAALALAAVAWAARAVWHLRLSAAGEPASGPPDQGDGVHRPLNALEDSYHLVASVGSAVTAVCVLAFLFWLDHVRDNAKALSGTAPRYGYPWLWLGWIVPVVNLWIPRGVVADVHRSVFPERRLPAVVNWWWGLWLAGLAGGVGIIYADDTDEVIARAYSGVLPLVAADLVIVAAAGAAALMVHTLTTAQQRRMDELTQGA from the coding sequence GTGATCGAACAGAATGCCGCACCGGCCGCCCCCGGGCCCGTCCTGCGCCCCGTCCGGGGAGCGTCCCGTTGCGCCATCGCGGCCCTCGCCCTGGCCGCGGTCGCCTGGGCGGCCCGGGCGGTCTGGCACCTCCGGCTCTCCGCCGCGGGGGAGCCGGCGTCCGGCCCGCCCGACCAGGGCGACGGCGTGCACCGTCCGCTGAACGCGCTGGAGGACTCCTACCACCTGGTCGCCTCCGTGGGCAGCGCCGTCACGGCCGTCTGCGTGCTCGCGTTCCTGTTCTGGCTGGACCACGTGCGGGACAACGCCAAGGCCTTGTCGGGCACGGCCCCGCGCTACGGCTATCCCTGGCTCTGGCTGGGCTGGATCGTGCCGGTCGTGAACCTGTGGATACCCCGGGGCGTCGTCGCGGACGTCCACCGCTCGGTCTTCCCCGAGCGGCGGCTGCCCGCCGTCGTGAACTGGTGGTGGGGCCTGTGGCTGGCCGGTCTGGCCGGCGGCGTGGGGATCATCTACGCCGACGACACGGACGAGGTCATCGCCCGTGCCTACAGCGGCGTCCTGCCCCTGGTCGCCGCCGACCTGGTGATCGTGGCCGCGGCGGGGGCCGCCGCCCTCATGGTGCACACGCTCACGACGGCCCAGCAGCGGCGCATGGACGAACTCACCCAGGGCGCCTAG
- a CDS encoding DUF952 domain-containing protein, producing MIYHVVPRTVWTTATGPAYAPDSLAEEGFVHCSPDEATTLAVVDAFYRDVPGPLLVLALDEARLTARVEWEAAAPAPPPGVSGDTLFPHVFGPLDRDAVDHVLEVRFDDEGRAAELRTAG from the coding sequence ATGATCTATCACGTCGTACCGCGCACCGTCTGGACCACCGCCACCGGCCCTGCCTACGCGCCCGACTCCCTCGCCGAGGAGGGATTCGTGCACTGCTCCCCGGACGAGGCGACCACGCTGGCCGTCGTCGACGCCTTCTACCGGGACGTGCCCGGGCCCCTGCTGGTGCTCGCCCTCGACGAGGCGCGGCTCACCGCGAGGGTGGAGTGGGAGGCGGCGGCTCCCGCACCGCCGCCCGGGGTCTCCGGGGACACCCTCTTCCCGCACGTGTTCGGCCCCCTCGACCGGGACGCCGTCGACCACGTCCTCGAGGTGCGGTTCGACGACGAGGGCCGGGCCGCGGAGCTGCGTACGGCAGGATGA
- the bla gene encoding class A beta-lactamase, which yields MNPSRTTPSRRALLAVAALLPLSACGTDDRPADHARRRSATPTGPPPGRATVHRPRLADLEREYGARVGVYALATGTGATVVHRAGERFAFCSTFKALAAAAVLHHRSASGLDRRVTYTEADLRSTAPVTGKHVATGMTLRELCDAAVRFSDGTAGNLLMRDIGGPAALTAYLRGLGDTTSRMDHYEPELHDVPPDDPADTTTPQAIATDFRTLLLGTALPLRERRLLMGWLSRNATPVGARRIRAGLPGDWKVADKTGTGDYGRANDIAVVHPPRSSPLVLAVMTDRPGRDAEPSDALIAEATRRTVAALKLPGLRGRPSASITGP from the coding sequence ATGAACCCCTCCCGCACCACCCCCTCCCGCCGTGCCCTCCTGGCCGTCGCTGCCCTGCTCCCGCTCTCCGCCTGCGGCACGGACGACCGCCCCGCCGACCACGCGCGACGGCGAAGTGCCACGCCCACCGGTCCGCCGCCCGGGAGGGCCACCGTCCACCGCCCCCGGCTGGCGGACCTGGAGCGCGAGTACGGTGCCCGTGTCGGTGTCTACGCCCTCGCCACCGGTACCGGCGCCACGGTCGTGCACCGGGCCGGTGAACGCTTCGCGTTCTGCTCGACGTTCAAGGCGCTGGCCGCGGCGGCGGTCCTGCACCACCGCTCCGCGAGCGGCCTTGACCGCCGTGTCACCTACACCGAGGCCGACCTGCGCTCCACCGCGCCCGTCACCGGCAAGCACGTCGCGACCGGGATGACCCTCCGTGAGCTCTGCGACGCCGCCGTCCGCTTCAGCGACGGCACGGCGGGCAACCTCCTGATGCGCGACATCGGCGGCCCCGCCGCGCTCACCGCCTACCTGCGCGGGCTCGGCGACACCACGAGCCGGATGGACCACTACGAGCCCGAACTGCACGACGTGCCGCCGGACGACCCCGCCGACACCACCACCCCGCAGGCGATCGCCACCGACTTCCGCACGCTGCTCCTGGGCACCGCCCTGCCCCTCCGCGAACGCCGGCTCCTCATGGGCTGGCTCTCGCGCAACGCCACCCCCGTCGGCGCCCGCCGCATCCGGGCCGGGCTCCCCGGGGACTGGAAGGTGGCCGACAAGACCGGCACCGGCGACTACGGCCGGGCCAACGACATCGCGGTCGTCCACCCGCCCCGCAGCTCACCGCTCGTCCTGGCCGTCATGACCGACCGGCCGGGCCGCGACGCCGAGCCCTCCGACGCCCTGATCGCCGAGGCGACCCGGCGGACCGTCGCCGCCCTGAAGCTCCCGGGGCTCCGCGGGCGCCCGTCGGCGTCTATAACGGGGCCATGA
- a CDS encoding penicillin-binding transpeptidase domain-containing protein — protein sequence MDSHADHSGVTTGGPGQRRKATRAVIAGAVVLAAVAGGAYAAGLGPFERDTGPDPAAGKQARAFLADWAAGRVESAAGRTTSPGTAQRVLDSFTAGLEIDEPELTAKPATETGDGTVAVPFTARMPVTGLGTWTYESKLPLREQGDGSWKVDWQLSLVHPRLSDTEKFRLEREETEPPEVTDRDGTRLTGGAFPSLAPLMTRLAGGSGKDSGARGAIRLVDRATGEVERTEASFGAKTLRADKGPVPTTLDADWQSAAEKALASRADGKNAALVALRIDDGEILAVANSPSTGFNRALSGTYAPGSTWKIVTSSALLIEDAVAPDDVVDCPKYLTVGKKFQNVELSEHPGATFRKDFTESCNTAFISLRDRLDDGQLGDVARTYFGVGQEWHVGAPTYDGSVPVPKDETEKAASMIGQGRVQANPLIMASVTATAVSGTFHQPSLTAGTEDETRTTPLPRGVVTQLRAMLRATVTDGTAKVLSDLPGEIGAKTGTAEVSDDQDNNGWLVAHRGNVAVACVVEEGVTGGGSAGPIVRSLLSAVPDDSA from the coding sequence ATGGACTCTCATGCCGACCACTCCGGAGTCACCACCGGCGGCCCCGGGCAGCGCCGGAAAGCCACGCGGGCCGTCATCGCGGGGGCGGTGGTGCTGGCCGCCGTCGCGGGCGGGGCGTACGCGGCCGGTCTCGGCCCCTTCGAGCGGGACACCGGGCCCGACCCCGCGGCCGGGAAACAGGCCCGCGCCTTCCTCGCCGACTGGGCCGCCGGCCGCGTGGAGAGCGCGGCGGGCCGTACGACCAGCCCCGGCACGGCACAGCGGGTGCTGGACAGCTTCACCGCCGGACTCGAGATCGACGAGCCCGAACTCACGGCGAAGCCCGCGACCGAGACCGGGGACGGCACGGTCGCCGTGCCGTTCACCGCGCGGATGCCCGTCACCGGCCTGGGCACCTGGACCTACGAGTCGAAGCTGCCGCTGCGCGAGCAGGGCGACGGCTCATGGAAGGTGGACTGGCAGCTGTCCCTCGTCCACCCCCGTCTGAGCGACACCGAGAAGTTCCGCCTGGAACGGGAGGAGACCGAGCCCCCCGAGGTCACCGACCGCGACGGCACGAGGCTCACCGGCGGTGCCTTCCCCTCCCTCGCGCCCCTGATGACCCGGCTCGCCGGGGGGAGCGGCAAGGACTCCGGCGCACGCGGCGCGATCCGCCTCGTCGACCGGGCCACCGGCGAGGTGGAGCGCACGGAGGCGTCCTTCGGCGCGAAGACGCTCCGGGCGGACAAGGGCCCCGTCCCCACCACCCTCGACGCCGACTGGCAGTCCGCCGCCGAGAAGGCCCTCGCCTCCCGGGCCGATGGCAAGAACGCCGCGCTCGTCGCCCTGCGCATCGACGACGGCGAGATCCTGGCCGTCGCGAACTCCCCGTCCACCGGCTTCAACCGCGCGCTCTCCGGCACCTACGCCCCCGGCTCCACCTGGAAGATCGTCACCAGCAGCGCCCTGCTGATCGAGGACGCCGTAGCCCCGGACGACGTGGTGGACTGCCCCAAGTACCTCACGGTGGGGAAGAAGTTCCAGAACGTGGAGCTCTCCGAACACCCGGGAGCCACGTTCCGCAAGGACTTCACCGAGTCCTGCAACACGGCGTTCATCAGCCTGCGCGACCGGCTCGACGACGGGCAGCTGGGGGACGTCGCCCGCACATACTTCGGGGTGGGCCAGGAGTGGCACGTCGGGGCGCCCACGTACGACGGTTCGGTGCCGGTGCCCAAGGACGAGACGGAGAAGGCCGCCTCGATGATCGGGCAGGGCCGCGTGCAGGCCAACCCGCTGATCATGGCGTCGGTGACCGCGACCGCGGTGTCCGGCACCTTCCACCAGCCGTCGCTCACCGCCGGCACCGAGGACGAGACCCGTACGACCCCGCTCCCGCGGGGTGTCGTCACCCAGCTGCGCGCGATGCTGCGCGCGACCGTCACCGACGGCACCGCGAAGGTCCTCTCGGACCTGCCCGGCGAGATCGGCGCGAAGACCGGTACGGCCGAGGTCTCCGACGACCAGGACAACAACGGCTGGCTCGTCGCCCACCGCGGCAACGTCGCCGTCGCCTGCGTCGTCGAAGAGGGCGTGACCGGCGGCGGTTCCGCCGGCCCGATCGTCCGCAGCCTGCTGTCCGCGGTCCCGGACGACTCCGCGTGA